The following are encoded together in the Spiroplasma apis B31 genome:
- a CDS encoding ECF transporter S component family protein, with product MNKKINTKNMVMIAFLTSLMVVLGMLSSYFTKQTGKGILQLSEVISLSLVNTVPFFILVFASVCSGILIDLASGGIIYIPITIVVKLLIFLIVFLLKKKITMYIVVYIAYLPVFIYVPYAWITYDGSRAIQSLINECIQYTGTTVFACVFLRVFKNKRIYQY from the coding sequence TTGAATAAAAAAATAAATACTAAAAATATGGTTATGATTGCATTTTTAACAAGTCTTATGGTTGTTTTAGGAATGCTATCTAGTTACTTTACAAAACAAACAGGTAAAGGTATCCTTCAGTTATCAGAAGTTATTTCTTTATCATTAGTTAACACAGTTCCTTTTTTTATATTAGTATTTGCCTCCGTTTGTTCGGGAATATTAATTGATTTAGCTAGTGGAGGTATAATATATATACCAATCACGATAGTGGTTAAGTTACTTATTTTTCTAATAGTCTTTTTACTTAAAAAAAAAATAACTATGTACATTGTGGTTTACATAGCTTACCTACCAGTGTTCATTTATGTACCTTATGCATGAATTACATATGATGGTAGTAGAGCAATTCAATCACTAATAAATGAATGTATACAATATACTGGTACAACAGTGTTTGCATGTGTGTTTTTAAGAGTGTTCAAAAATAAGCGTATATATCAGTATTAA